In a genomic window of Methanosarcina horonobensis HB-1 = JCM 15518:
- a CDS encoding flagellar protein FlaF: MGLDTVIVAFFVVGTILVVAGTLTMGTNNLVESSFHGYVSAHQTMMDRLQTRIEIRNIAFNVSTNHASFTVANTGETKLYNFDHWDVLLVKNGQVSYLDNSQYTITPDVDIINPGILDPHESVKMELLVDLESNESFIVKIITENGIVSSAEHEAGE, encoded by the coding sequence ATGGGCCTTGACACGGTAATCGTAGCGTTCTTCGTAGTCGGAACGATTCTGGTTGTTGCAGGTACTCTGACAATGGGGACCAATAATCTTGTTGAGTCGTCTTTCCACGGATACGTCTCAGCTCATCAAACCATGATGGACAGGCTTCAAACCAGGATTGAAATCCGGAACATAGCCTTCAATGTCTCAACAAATCATGCCAGCTTTACAGTTGCCAATACAGGTGAGACCAAATTATACAACTTCGATCACTGGGATGTTCTCCTGGTAAAAAACGGTCAGGTATCCTATCTGGATAACTCTCAGTACACCATTACACCTGATGTTGATATCATAAATCCGGGTATTCTGGACCCCCATGAAAGTGTTAAAATGGAATTACTGGTTGATCTCGAATCTAATGAGAGTTTCATTGTAAAAATTATTACCGAAAACGGTATCGTCTCTTCCGCAGAGCACGAGGCAGGTGAATAA
- a CDS encoding ATPase domain-containing protein, whose product MGESEDKKNIISSGNDEIDKKLGEGIPLGSLVLIEGENDTGKSVFCQQMTYGGLNQLHRIAYYSTENTVKSMLAQMDSLSLDISDFYSWGYFRIFPVHLEGVEWTSEQMKGTLHLVTTHIKSIREKVIFIDSLTMFTTYSDEDNILEFLTSLKNLCDKGYTIFITLHQHAFKEDTLVRIRSSCDCHLFLRKEQLTDRYISVMEVSKIRGAKKSTGNIVSFEVQPGFGLKIIPISQAKV is encoded by the coding sequence ATGGGAGAAAGTGAAGACAAGAAAAACATTATCTCAAGCGGCAATGATGAAATTGATAAAAAGCTGGGTGAGGGCATCCCATTGGGTTCCCTTGTGCTCATTGAAGGTGAAAACGATACGGGAAAGAGTGTATTCTGCCAGCAAATGACATATGGCGGATTGAACCAGCTTCACAGGATAGCTTACTATTCAACCGAGAACACCGTTAAAAGCATGCTGGCTCAGATGGATAGCCTGAGCCTCGATATCTCGGATTTTTACAGCTGGGGCTATTTCAGGATTTTTCCTGTCCATCTCGAAGGTGTCGAATGGACTTCCGAGCAGATGAAAGGTACCCTGCATCTCGTTACAACTCACATTAAAAGTATCAGAGAAAAAGTCATTTTTATCGACTCTCTTACAATGTTTACCACTTATTCTGATGAGGATAATATCCTTGAATTCCTTACAAGTTTGAAAAATTTGTGTGACAAAGGATATACTATTTTCATTACTTTACATCAACATGCTTTCAAAGAAGACACTCTTGTCAGAATACGGTCTTCATGTGATTGTCACCTGTTCCTCAGGAAGGAACAGCTCACTGACCGCTATATTAGCGTTATGGAAGTCTCAAAAATAAGGGGCGCCAAGAAGAGTACAGGTAATATAGTGAGTTTTGAAGTCCAGCCTGGGTTCGGTTTGAAAATAATTCCGATATCACAGGCTAAAGTCTAA
- a CDS encoding type II/IV secretion system ATPase subunit — protein MDSIEEKLGTEDGHVLNAGVYTNFPFKPKKYDGHDHSNLKTCNLYKLLPPEMKSEVEKNLHLLEYLHILPIDTMGIPRYVPKLESKHGDIEDPNLIYRVNDQIYVHIYPNKNDVRNFYIPIEPILLTGVGGLIKELEIKLVDHLTGIEFDPENLEEKERILRESLDAICVIGNKKEIDSSAAGAGSGIKKLGSKFFPAKEDPEKNHIYVTKEQYEALKYSIIRDKIGVGFLDPYINDNKIEDITCNGLGPIFIEHKVFKGLRSVIEFNDNDALNHFIVRLAERIGKPITFKNPIVDSTLPDGSRINIVFGDDISKNGSNFTIRKFADIPFSILQVIKGGTLDYRMAAYLWILIGEGMSGFICGETASGKTTTLNGITAFVNPESKLVSIEDTPELQIPHKNWTRETTRGSTRGAGTGEGSGSDVTMFDLLKAALRQRPNYILVGEIRGVEGNVAFQAMQTGHPVMSTFHAATVEKLIQRLTADPINIPKTYVDNLNFVIIQSAVRRPDGKLVRRVLSINEVLGYNPDKGGISFIEAFSWDPVTDTHVFSAMGSSYILENKIATRLGIPGKKKKAIYDEIEKRAKILERLNDEGIVNYWDFFNTIAKITKSGMLRIQF, from the coding sequence ATGGATAGCATTGAGGAAAAGCTGGGTACTGAAGACGGTCATGTACTTAATGCAGGAGTATACACAAATTTTCCGTTTAAGCCAAAAAAATACGACGGACATGACCATTCAAACCTGAAAACGTGTAACCTTTACAAACTCCTCCCTCCGGAAATGAAATCCGAAGTTGAAAAAAATCTTCATCTTCTGGAGTACCTGCATATCCTGCCCATAGATACAATGGGCATACCCAGATATGTTCCCAAGCTTGAGTCAAAACACGGTGATATAGAGGATCCCAATCTGATATACAGGGTCAATGACCAGATATACGTCCATATTTATCCAAACAAAAACGATGTAAGGAACTTCTATATTCCTATTGAGCCCATACTTCTTACCGGAGTTGGAGGTCTTATTAAAGAACTGGAAATCAAGCTTGTAGACCACCTTACAGGGATTGAATTTGATCCTGAAAATTTAGAGGAAAAAGAAAGGATACTTAGAGAATCCCTGGATGCTATCTGCGTAATCGGCAATAAAAAAGAGATTGACAGTTCTGCTGCTGGTGCTGGTTCCGGGATCAAAAAATTGGGGTCAAAGTTTTTTCCAGCAAAAGAAGACCCGGAGAAGAATCACATTTACGTAACAAAGGAACAGTATGAAGCCCTGAAATACTCGATTATAAGGGACAAAATCGGAGTCGGTTTTCTTGACCCTTACATAAATGATAATAAAATTGAAGATATTACCTGCAATGGTCTCGGGCCCATCTTTATTGAACACAAGGTGTTCAAGGGGCTCCGAAGTGTCATAGAATTCAATGACAATGATGCCCTCAACCATTTCATAGTCAGGCTTGCAGAGAGGATAGGAAAGCCAATTACTTTCAAAAACCCTATAGTTGACTCCACACTCCCTGACGGATCAAGGATTAACATTGTTTTTGGGGACGATATCAGTAAAAACGGGAGTAATTTCACTATACGTAAATTCGCTGACATTCCTTTCAGTATTCTTCAGGTCATAAAAGGAGGAACTCTGGATTACAGGATGGCAGCCTATCTCTGGATCCTGATCGGTGAAGGCATGAGCGGTTTCATATGCGGAGAAACTGCCAGTGGTAAGACAACCACATTGAACGGAATCACAGCATTTGTAAATCCCGAGTCAAAACTGGTTTCAATCGAAGACACTCCAGAACTTCAGATTCCTCACAAAAACTGGACCCGGGAAACAACCAGAGGCAGTACAAGAGGTGCAGGAACCGGAGAAGGCAGCGGTTCGGATGTTACAATGTTCGACCTTCTCAAAGCAGCATTGAGGCAGAGGCCAAACTACATCCTTGTAGGAGAAATTCGAGGAGTTGAAGGTAATGTCGCATTCCAGGCCATGCAGACCGGCCACCCTGTCATGTCAACGTTCCACGCTGCAACCGTTGAGAAACTTATCCAGAGGCTTACTGCTGATCCTATAAACATTCCCAAAACGTATGTGGATAACCTCAACTTTGTCATCATTCAGTCTGCGGTACGGAGACCGGACGGCAAGCTTGTGAGGAGAGTTCTCAGTATAAATGAGGTTCTCGGGTACAATCCGGACAAAGGCGGAATTTCTTTCATTGAAGCCTTTTCCTGGGATCCTGTTACTGATACACATGTTTTCAGTGCTATGGGAAGTTCGTATATCCTTGAGAACAAAATCGCCACAAGGCTTGGAATTCCAGGTAAGAAAAAGAAAGCAATTTATGATGAGATTGAAAAACGGGCAAAAATCCTGGAAAGACTGAACGATGAAGGAATTGTAAACTACTGGGACTTTTTTAACACAATCGCAAAGATTACGAAGTCCGGTATGCTGAGGATTCAGTTCTAA
- the flaJ gene encoding archaellar assembly protein FlaJ → MGVNKIKNIFSKKSNSGSILDQLYVKYQGYQRELYMSNDMLFALTYMASISTANLTRDKIFSSISGKKEYCPSKYFNLIRELAQHWHYDYANACELISTKVKNDRMRSLLNRLSNAIAAGEPDSEFLTKEWRLFKTKRKDEFERDLDTTKEWSNAYTALLVSTSLVAIIILLSVILYNIGDPADTLYSTMFIIFFMAFFGVGLLFRCSPKDTKVHNLSVKSKEQTYIYKWTPLTLVIAALAVLLLTVLPAFTGSAADFFIDIKGVGMIVAGVTMIPVGIAAKKDIEKINKRDESYTTFIRSLGSIISGSGLTVPKALLKIDPKNLGELKDMSQELYKKLASGLDPALCWGRFVGETGSYLIYKFTSVFVDAVNFGGNAEVVGELVSSSNLELVLLRMKRERIAKGFSSLVIPLHVSMVGLLLFIGQILTIFSTIINSLFTQFDINESELGGIPGGMGGMNMGIFGGVPLELLGQFVVIVTIILTIANLLAIVAVKGGPMYLAIYYGTFMFILSGILMIIVPPLVEMAFSFNGVLDSLAEGM, encoded by the coding sequence ATGGGTGTCAATAAGATAAAAAACATTTTTAGCAAAAAGTCTAATTCAGGATCCATTTTAGACCAGCTTTATGTTAAATATCAAGGCTACCAGAGAGAACTCTATATGAGCAATGATATGCTTTTTGCTCTTACTTATATGGCTTCAATCTCGACTGCCAATCTTACAAGGGACAAAATATTCTCAAGCATATCTGGGAAGAAAGAGTACTGCCCAAGTAAATATTTTAATCTGATTAGAGAACTGGCTCAACACTGGCATTATGATTATGCCAATGCCTGTGAGCTAATATCCACAAAAGTAAAGAATGACAGAATGAGGTCACTTCTCAACAGGCTGTCAAACGCCATAGCGGCAGGAGAACCTGACAGTGAATTCCTCACCAAGGAATGGAGATTATTCAAGACAAAAAGAAAAGATGAGTTCGAAAGAGACCTTGATACCACGAAAGAATGGTCAAACGCATACACAGCATTGCTTGTCTCCACATCGCTTGTAGCTATAATTATATTGCTTTCAGTGATTTTATACAATATCGGAGATCCGGCTGATACGCTTTATTCCACAATGTTTATCATATTTTTTATGGCCTTCTTTGGGGTAGGCCTGCTTTTTAGATGTTCTCCAAAAGACACTAAAGTCCATAATTTAAGTGTAAAATCAAAAGAACAGACTTACATTTATAAGTGGACTCCTCTTACGCTTGTTATCGCAGCCCTGGCTGTTTTATTGCTAACTGTTCTGCCGGCTTTCACCGGCTCAGCTGCTGATTTCTTTATTGATATTAAAGGAGTCGGGATGATTGTTGCAGGAGTTACCATGATTCCTGTAGGGATTGCGGCAAAAAAAGATATTGAAAAAATTAACAAAAGGGATGAAAGTTATACAACTTTCATAAGAAGCCTCGGGTCTATTATAAGCGGGTCCGGTCTGACTGTTCCAAAAGCTCTTTTAAAGATTGACCCCAAGAATCTTGGAGAGCTTAAAGATATGAGCCAGGAGCTCTATAAGAAATTGGCATCCGGGCTGGACCCTGCCCTTTGCTGGGGGAGGTTTGTCGGAGAAACGGGCAGCTATTTGATCTACAAATTTACAAGCGTTTTTGTAGACGCTGTCAATTTCGGGGGTAATGCAGAAGTGGTAGGTGAGCTCGTGAGCTCGTCAAACCTTGAACTGGTCCTTTTGAGAATGAAAAGAGAACGCATAGCCAAGGGATTTTCCAGTCTTGTTATACCTCTCCATGTATCGATGGTTGGCCTTCTCCTTTTCATAGGGCAGATCCTTACAATCTTTTCAACCATTATAAACTCCCTTTTTACCCAGTTTGATATAAACGAGTCCGAACTCGGGGGTATACCCGGCGGTATGGGCGGTATGAATATGGGGATATTCGGAGGCGTCCCTCTCGAATTGCTGGGGCAATTTGTTGTAATAGTCACTATTATTCTAACGATTGCCAACCTACTTGCGATCGTTGCCGTAAAAGGAGGGCCGATGTACCTGGCGATCTACTATGGTACATTTATGTTCATACTTTCGGGAATACTGATGATTATAGTCCCTCCGTTAGTGGAAATGGCTTTTTCATTTAATGGAGTACTCGATAGTCTAGCAGAAGGTATGTGA
- a CDS encoding valine--tRNA ligase, with protein MTESEIPKEYNANEVEKKWMEKWNLSMYHFNWGEDTRPQYIIDTPPPYPTGNFHIGNALNWCYIDFIARYKRMRGYNVMFPQGWDCHGLPTEVKVEEIHGITKNQVPRAEFRRMCRELTAGNIDKMRQTMLRLGFSVDWSNEFVTMEPSYFVKTQKSFVRMYNDGHIYHEDHPVNWCPRCETAIAFAEVEYDEGQTKLNFVHFDKVNIATTRPELMAACVAVAVNPKDERYSQYIGKEITVPIFGQKVTLIADEAVETEFGTGAVMICTFGDKQDVRWWVKYGLPLVKAIDKQGKMTKAAGKYEGMSIPECRQAVISDLKAAGFLYDQKPLEQNVGLCWRCDTPIEILSEPQWFVKINHEGILKAADEISWYPEYMKVRLQNWTGTMEWDWCISRQRIFATPIPIWYCKKCGEVMIAEESWLPIDPNENAPKKACACGSTEFEPETDVLDTWMDSSITALHVSGWESEHDLRLPAQIRPQGHDIIRTWAFYTILRSLALEGKRPWDSIVINGMVLGPDGHKMSKSLGNVISPEEVTTQYSADAFRQWGAVGGSTGSDVMFRWKDVVSASRFLQKMWSIYRFSMSHLKDFEPEDAESFSLDSLYTIDRWLLSKLNRLVETTTKELDGYQFDSTFKAIRGFAWEILADNYLELVKGRLYGEDTEGRKAAQYILYTTTRTLSLLLAPFIPFFAEEMYSRFDNESVHTRAWPVVNESLISEEAEAAGEMIKDITGEVRRYKSDLGMALNAPLKKIEIYNAKIDTGDIAGATNSEVELMEGAPSFEYVPVEVKPNMGVLGPRFRKEAGAIVKALKAEDPTSVEAQAASGKITVTVNGEKIELEPEAVEIRKEVISGGREVDVLDIKGAVVVIVR; from the coding sequence ATGACAGAATCAGAAATTCCAAAAGAATATAATGCAAATGAGGTTGAGAAAAAGTGGATGGAGAAGTGGAACCTCTCCATGTACCACTTTAACTGGGGAGAAGATACCCGCCCCCAGTATATCATTGATACCCCACCTCCATATCCTACAGGCAATTTCCATATCGGAAACGCGCTTAACTGGTGTTATATCGACTTCATAGCCAGGTACAAACGCATGCGCGGATATAACGTAATGTTCCCCCAGGGCTGGGACTGCCATGGCCTGCCGACTGAAGTCAAGGTTGAAGAAATCCACGGTATTACTAAGAACCAGGTCCCCAGGGCTGAATTCCGCAGGATGTGCAGAGAGCTTACTGCAGGAAATATCGACAAAATGCGCCAGACAATGCTGCGCCTGGGCTTCTCCGTGGACTGGAGCAACGAATTCGTCACCATGGAACCCTCGTACTTCGTAAAGACACAGAAGTCCTTTGTCAGGATGTATAACGACGGGCACATTTATCACGAAGACCACCCTGTCAACTGGTGCCCCCGCTGTGAGACCGCCATTGCCTTTGCGGAAGTAGAGTACGACGAAGGGCAAACAAAGCTTAATTTTGTCCACTTCGACAAGGTAAACATTGCAACCACCAGGCCGGAACTGATGGCAGCATGCGTTGCAGTTGCAGTTAACCCCAAAGATGAGCGTTACAGCCAGTATATCGGCAAGGAAATTACAGTGCCGATCTTCGGGCAGAAAGTGACTCTGATTGCCGACGAAGCTGTCGAGACCGAATTCGGTACAGGTGCTGTGATGATCTGTACTTTCGGAGACAAGCAGGACGTGCGCTGGTGGGTAAAATACGGGTTGCCTCTCGTAAAAGCTATTGACAAGCAGGGAAAAATGACAAAAGCTGCAGGCAAGTACGAAGGCATGAGCATTCCCGAATGCAGACAGGCTGTCATTTCCGACCTGAAAGCTGCAGGTTTCCTCTATGACCAGAAACCCCTCGAGCAGAATGTCGGGCTCTGCTGGCGCTGCGATACCCCTATAGAAATCCTTTCCGAGCCGCAGTGGTTTGTAAAAATCAACCATGAAGGTATCCTGAAAGCTGCAGACGAGATTAGCTGGTACCCTGAGTACATGAAAGTCAGGCTCCAGAACTGGACAGGCACTATGGAATGGGACTGGTGCATTTCCAGGCAGAGGATCTTTGCAACCCCGATTCCCATCTGGTACTGCAAAAAGTGCGGCGAAGTCATGATCGCCGAAGAAAGCTGGCTTCCCATTGACCCGAACGAAAATGCACCAAAGAAAGCATGTGCCTGCGGCTCAACAGAATTTGAACCCGAAACCGATGTTCTGGATACCTGGATGGACTCTTCAATTACCGCATTGCATGTCTCTGGCTGGGAAAGCGAGCACGACCTCCGCTTGCCTGCACAGATCCGCCCTCAGGGGCATGACATCATAAGGACCTGGGCTTTCTACACTATCCTGAGGAGCCTGGCTCTCGAAGGAAAGAGACCCTGGGACTCTATAGTGATCAACGGAATGGTGCTCGGGCCAGACGGGCACAAGATGAGCAAATCCCTTGGAAACGTCATCTCTCCAGAAGAAGTGACCACACAGTACAGTGCCGACGCTTTCAGGCAGTGGGGGGCAGTTGGAGGTTCCACAGGTTCGGACGTAATGTTCCGCTGGAAAGACGTAGTCTCAGCCTCTCGTTTCCTGCAGAAAATGTGGAGCATCTACAGGTTCTCTATGTCCCACCTGAAGGACTTTGAGCCTGAAGATGCCGAAAGCTTCTCTCTGGACTCCCTCTATACCATTGACAGGTGGCTTCTGAGCAAGCTTAACAGGCTTGTTGAAACGACCACAAAGGAGCTTGACGGATACCAGTTTGATTCCACATTCAAGGCTATTCGGGGCTTTGCCTGGGAGATTCTTGCAGACAACTACCTTGAACTTGTGAAAGGCAGACTCTATGGCGAAGATACCGAAGGCAGGAAAGCAGCCCAGTATATCCTTTATACAACAACCAGGACTCTGTCCCTTCTGCTGGCACCGTTCATACCTTTCTTTGCAGAAGAAATGTATTCGAGGTTCGACAACGAAAGCGTGCACACCCGTGCCTGGCCTGTGGTCAATGAAAGCCTGATAAGCGAAGAAGCCGAAGCTGCAGGCGAAATGATCAAAGATATCACAGGTGAGGTCCGCAGATATAAGTCAGACCTGGGAATGGCACTGAATGCTCCCCTGAAGAAAATAGAGATCTATAATGCAAAGATCGATACAGGGGATATTGCAGGGGCTACAAACTCCGAGGTTGAGCTTATGGAAGGAGCTCCTTCGTTTGAGTACGTGCCCGTGGAAGTTAAACCCAATATGGGCGTTCTCGGGCCACGCTTCAGAAAAGAGGCAGGGGCCATTGTGAAAGCCCTCAAGGCAGAAGACCCCACTTCAGTCGAGGCTCAGGCAGCTTCAGGTAAGATAACCGTTACCGTAAACGGAGAAAAAATAGAACTCGAACCCGAAGCAGTCGAAATCCGGAAAGAAGTAATTTCCGGAGGCCGTGAGGTCGATGTTCTGGACATAAAAGGTGCAGTAGTTGTAATTGTCAGGTAA
- a CDS encoding response regulator, protein MTRVMIVDDTEFMRMVIRDTLIKHGYEVVAEAADGEEAIQTYLKIKPDLVLMDITMPNMSGEEALKKLLFMDPKAKVLMCSSLGQQAVITESLKIGAVGFIVKPFEPDEMVAVMRKITAK, encoded by the coding sequence ATGACAAGAGTTATGATTGTGGACGACACCGAATTTATGAGAATGGTGATCAGAGATACTCTTATAAAGCATGGATACGAAGTGGTTGCTGAAGCGGCTGACGGAGAGGAAGCAATACAAACATATCTTAAGATAAAACCTGATCTTGTGTTAATGGATATAACCATGCCAAATATGAGTGGAGAAGAAGCATTGAAAAAACTTCTTTTTATGGACCCGAAAGCAAAAGTGTTAATGTGTTCTTCTCTTGGACAGCAGGCCGTGATAACAGAGTCGCTGAAAATAGGTGCTGTGGGTTTTATAGTAAAACCTTTTGAACCTGATGAAATGGTGGCTGTAATGAGAAAAATTACTGCAAAGTAA
- a CDS encoding HAD family hydrolase, whose translation MLQKGKIKGLIFDCYKTLIDIKTDEGSRETNERVSKWLLYQGVKIEPDRLREEYRWKVIGRLGNSGQQHPDIRIEEIFAEICAENAFREIDPFWLGIETAKVFRTSSVRKLEAYPQSLRLLEKYRNVPKCIVSNAQRVFTEQELRFLGLYDRFNFTIMSSDHYFKKPDTRLFRMALDGLGLEPWEVLSIGDTPENDIYPPQSLGMNAMHIRDAWRYA comes from the coding sequence ATGCTCCAGAAAGGAAAAATAAAAGGTTTAATCTTTGATTGTTATAAAACTCTTATAGATATAAAAACAGATGAAGGAAGCCGAGAAACAAATGAAAGAGTAAGCAAATGGCTACTCTATCAGGGGGTAAAGATAGAACCCGACCGGCTCAGAGAAGAATACAGGTGGAAAGTAATAGGCAGGCTTGGTAATTCAGGCCAGCAGCACCCGGATATCCGCATAGAGGAGATCTTTGCAGAGATCTGTGCAGAAAACGCTTTTAGAGAGATCGATCCCTTCTGGCTTGGAATTGAAACAGCCAAGGTATTCAGAACTTCATCTGTAAGAAAACTCGAAGCTTACCCACAGAGCCTCCGTCTGCTTGAGAAATACAGAAATGTTCCGAAATGCATTGTGTCCAATGCTCAGAGAGTGTTTACTGAGCAGGAACTGCGCTTTTTAGGCCTGTATGACCGTTTCAATTTTACAATTATGTCTTCGGACCACTATTTCAAGAAACCTGACACCCGGCTCTTCAGGATGGCTCTCGATGGTCTTGGACTTGAACCCTGGGAAGTGCTATCTATCGGAGATACACCCGAAAATGATATCTATCCACCTCAGAGCCTTGGAATGAATGCCATGCATATCCGGGATGCATGGAGATATGCGTAA
- a CDS encoding ABC transporter permease has translation MEYPYLDEKWAVSGINRALSLLRGNATLTIGILLFVIISIMAIAAPTISPHDPAEMHFEERLSTPSASFPLGTDQFGRCIFSRIVYGAQTSLSIAIISTLIVVTAGIIIGMYAGYFSRYDAFLMRITDILLSFPNIVLAIAIVGVVGPSPAGIILSFSVSGWAKYARMIRGSTLSLKNSGFVEAARALGASDRYILFRHILPNSFGPIIEIATLGLGSRIIAISGLGFLGLGVQPPTPELGAILKDGLVYLQTAPMMALSAGGMIMLFVLATNLIGSELRSITDPRSDLIEL, from the coding sequence ATGGAATATCCGTACCTGGACGAAAAATGGGCTGTGTCCGGCATAAACCGGGCATTGTCACTTCTGCGAGGAAATGCAACGCTCACAATCGGGATTCTGCTGTTTGTCATTATCTCCATCATGGCCATAGCTGCTCCTACAATTTCTCCGCACGACCCTGCAGAAATGCACTTTGAAGAAAGATTATCTACACCATCAGCATCCTTTCCCCTGGGGACCGACCAGTTCGGCAGGTGTATCTTCAGCCGCATAGTATACGGGGCGCAGACATCGCTCTCAATTGCGATCATCTCAACTCTCATCGTAGTAACCGCAGGGATCATCATAGGTATGTATGCGGGTTATTTCAGCAGGTATGATGCGTTCCTGATGCGAATAACTGATATCCTGCTTTCTTTTCCCAACATTGTCCTTGCAATTGCTATTGTTGGTGTTGTCGGTCCCAGTCCTGCAGGTATCATTCTTTCCTTCTCCGTTTCAGGCTGGGCAAAGTATGCACGGATGATACGGGGATCTACCCTTTCGTTAAAAAATAGCGGATTTGTCGAGGCAGCCAGGGCTCTCGGGGCATCTGACAGATATATTCTCTTCCGCCATATTCTCCCTAACAGCTTCGGACCTATTATTGAGATTGCAACTCTCGGACTGGGGTCCAGGATTATTGCAATATCGGGGCTTGGGTTCCTTGGGCTCGGGGTTCAGCCTCCCACACCTGAACTGGGGGCGATCCTGAAGGACGGGCTGGTATACCTTCAGACCGCCCCTATGATGGCTTTATCTGCGGGAGGCATGATCATGCTGTTTGTGCTTGCGACAAATCTCATTGGCTCAGAATTGAGGTCCATCACCGATCCCAGGTCTGATTTAATAGAGCTTTAA
- a CDS encoding ABC transporter permease, producing the protein MTRKIVLNRLFQLTYVMVGVSLITFAVVSLSPGDPAEITLRATLGTESPPKEAVARLHEEMGLDDPWHISYLKWASRVVHGDLGYSYQTKRSTFEEITHALPTTISLSVLAMLFSAATAIPLGIVSALRQNGPVDHLCRLTSVISLSSPDFFVAIIFMLVGGVYLGIFPIAGTGGIEYFILPSLTLSVGLTAVTMRIMRTSMIETLEQDYIRTARAKGLSRRNVIQRHALRNALVPVLIYMGTQFGWLFGGVVVIESMFALPGLGRLLVNSVSSMDIMVVQGCMLTFAVIIVLINLGVDLVHFYLDPSIRGQ; encoded by the coding sequence ATGACACGCAAAATCGTACTGAATCGCCTGTTTCAATTGACATATGTAATGGTCGGAGTCTCACTCATTACCTTTGCTGTAGTCTCCCTCTCTCCCGGAGACCCGGCTGAAATCACGCTGAGAGCTACACTTGGCACTGAAAGCCCACCGAAAGAGGCGGTAGCCAGACTTCACGAGGAAATGGGACTTGACGATCCCTGGCATATCAGTTATCTGAAATGGGCATCAAGGGTTGTGCACGGAGATCTGGGGTATTCCTACCAGACAAAACGAAGCACTTTCGAGGAAATTACACATGCTCTACCCACAACTATCTCTCTCTCCGTCCTTGCAATGCTTTTCTCAGCTGCCACAGCCATTCCTCTCGGAATTGTCTCTGCGCTGAGACAGAACGGGCCTGTGGACCATCTCTGCAGGCTTACTTCCGTTATCAGTCTCTCAAGCCCTGACTTTTTCGTTGCGATAATTTTTATGCTGGTTGGAGGCGTTTACCTGGGAATTTTTCCGATCGCAGGAACTGGCGGTATAGAGTATTTTATCCTTCCCTCCCTGACTCTCTCGGTCGGCCTTACCGCAGTAACAATGCGCATTATGCGAACGAGCATGATAGAAACGCTTGAGCAGGATTATATCAGGACAGCCCGCGCAAAAGGGCTCAGCCGCAGAAACGTTATTCAGAGGCATGCTCTCAGGAACGCTCTGGTCCCTGTTCTGATATACATGGGCACCCAGTTTGGTTGGCTCTTTGGAGGTGTGGTCGTTATCGAAAGCATGTTTGCACTGCCAGGGCTTGGGAGGCTTCTTGTAAATTCGGTTTCCTCGATGGACATTATGGTGGTCCAGGGGTGTATGCTCACTTTTGCAGTGATTATTGTCCTTATCAATCTCGGTGTCGACCTCGTCCACTTTTATCTTGATCCTTCAATAAGGGGGCAGTAA